CCGCGAACGATGGGGGTGGCCACAATGAGCGTGGCCAGGAGAGCCAGGGCTCCCTTCACGGTCTCCTGCTCTGGGCGCAGCCACCCGGTGATGACGGAGGCAGCCATGAGAGCCGTGGCCACAAAGAGCAGCAGCAGGCGCTGGCGGGTCGTTGAGTCGAGATCATTCATCGGGCAAATTCAGGGGCAGGCTCTAGGATGACGGTGGGGCGGGCCTGCTGCATCGGCAGCAGGGTGCGGGAGGAAACCTGGCCCATCACTCCATCCAGCGTCTCCCGCAGCAGTCTCTGGGAAACGAGTTGGGGATTCAGGCGATAGTTCCCCAGCAGGGATGTGAAGGAGGACGCTTCACCTTTGGCAGACTCCACCAGGCCCGTGGCATAACCTTCTGCACGGAAAAGAATGGAGGCGGCTTCACCCTCAAACTTCGTGCGTGTTTCCGCATCGTACTGACGGGCATTTTCAAACATCGTTTTGGCAAACTGGCGTGCATTCGTCACCTCCTCAAAGGCCGCCAGAACCTGGGCAGGTGGCGAAAGAGCGCGGATGTCCAGACCCGTGATGCGCACACCCAGGTGCAGCCGGCTGGCTTCAGCCTGCACCTGTTTCGTCGCCTCCGCTGCCACATCGCGGCGATCATCGGTCAGGCTGGCATCAATGCGCCTGCGGGCGAGCTGAGCTGTCAAGGCTCGGTAACTAAGTCTCGCGAGCAGGATTTCGATGCGGTCGCCTGCGATGGTATAACGAAAAGGATCGTCAATTCGGTAACGTAGATTGAACTGCCCCTGGATGACATTGGTGTCTAAGGTCAGCGTGTAGCCATGGTCCAGCGGATTTAGTGTGGTGTGGTCGTAGGTGGGGTATTTGGCCCCTTCCACGTCACGGGAATTCATCTGCTGAATCAGCTCTTCGTTGGTCGGTTCGATCTGCTTGTCTGGATCCCCGATCTTGGTGCCGATGAGTGCCCAGGCATCGAGTGGCAGGCTGGTATCTTTGCCAGTCTCAAAAAGCAGCACTTCATCAAAGGGACGTGGCAGCCCCACCAGTAGGCCTGGCTGATGCAGGTGAGGTTGCAGGCGTCCCAGTCTCCTCACCAGCGCCGTCTGCTGCGGCTGGATGGTATGAATGCCGGAAACCGCATAAAGAAGCAGCAATGCCGCAAAGACCCAACGGGCGTGAGCGGTGAGCTGCTTTAAGAACAGCAGCAGCGCCTCCACGACGTGGCCTTCATCCCGCAGGCTGATGGGGGTGTGGGCGGGCTTCATGGCGTGCTATCCAGGGCGGCTGGGGCAGGGGAGGGCATAGGGGCAGCGCTGCCATTGGCGACGGCTCCCGGTTCCGTGGCCTTCAGCCAGTGAAAGGGGGCCACGCTGGTGTCCAGGATCACGGTGGTGTTCTTATCCACCACGCTGCGCAGGCTCTGCAGCTCCCGCAGGAATTTGTAAAACTGCGGATCTTGACCATGGGCCGCTGCATAGATGGCGGAGGCTTCCGCTTCGGCCTTGCCGCGCATCTCTTCGGCCTGCCGTTTAGCATCGGCGATCATTCGCGTGGCTTCCTTGTCCGTTTCGGCTTTCATCTCGGCCGTCTTGGCGCGGCCTTCGGCGCGATACTGTGTGGCC
The Prosthecobacter algae genome window above contains:
- a CDS encoding protease modulator HflK translates to MKPAHTPISLRDEGHVVEALLLFLKQLTAHARWVFAALLLLYAVSGIHTIQPQQTALVRRLGRLQPHLHQPGLLVGLPRPFDEVLLFETGKDTSLPLDAWALIGTKIGDPDKQIEPTNEELIQQMNSRDVEGAKYPTYDHTTLNPLDHGYTLTLDTNVIQGQFNLRYRIDDPFRYTIAGDRIEILLARLSYRALTAQLARRRIDASLTDDRRDVAAEATKQVQAEASRLHLGVRITGLDIRALSPPAQVLAAFEEVTNARQFAKTMFENARQYDAETRTKFEGEAASILFRAEGYATGLVESAKGEASSFTSLLGNYRLNPQLVSQRLLRETLDGVMGQVSSRTLLPMQQARPTVILEPAPEFAR